The sequence AATATATCATTCTTATCTGATCTTGATATGTTATACAACTTCACTGTAACCTTATCATCCACTGATTTTATTCCTTCTGCAATGGCCTCTCCAAGTCTTCTAGTTCCTTCCCACATAGTGTCATATAGCAAAGTTATTTGGTTTTCCTGATAATTATTAGCCCACTCTATGTATTTTTCTATTATCTGCGTAGGGTTATCCCTCCATATGATACCATGACTTGTACATATCATGTTTACAGGTAGATTAAAGCTTAATACCTCTTCTATCTTTTTCTTAACTAAAGGACTAAATGGAGTTAATATATTCCCATAATATTTAATTGCTTCATTATATAGCTCATTTTGGTCCGCTAAATCATTGAATAAGTGCTCACTTGCATAGTGTTGCCCAAAAGCATCATTACTAAATAATATATTTTCTCCTGTCATATAGGTAAACATACTGTCAGGCCAGTGAAGCATTCTCGCCTCAACAAAAATTAACTTGCTTTCACCTAAATCTAACTCATCCCCTGTTTTTACCTCAACAAAATTCCAATCCTGATGATAATGACCTTTGAGAGATTTTACTCCATTAGAAGTACAATAAATAGGTGTATCGGGTATTTCCTTCATAAGTTCTAAGAGTGCACCACTATGGTCTATCTCACCGTGGTTAATTACTATGTAGTCAATTTCTTTTAAGTCAATTTCTTTTTTTAGGTTTGCAACAAATTCCTTAGCATACGGAAGCCAAACTGTGTCAATAAGAACATTCTTTTTATCACGTATTAAGTATGCATTATAGGATGAACCTTTATGAGTTGATAATTCCTCTCCGTGAAAAGTTCTAAGCTCCCAGTCAATTTTCCCTATCCATGTTACCTTATCAGTAATTTTGCGCCCCATAACATACCTCCCAATTTTTTTGTTTTGCAAAAATATAGGTTAAAACCATAGAGCATTGAAGTACTATATATAGTCTGTATCTAAATAATTAATTATATTCTAGTTCTAAGCCTGTTATATTAATCTCTCATTTTATACCCAATTATATGAAATTAAAACTAATCAGGTTAGGTCATAAAAAACTCTAGAAAGAATATCCTTTCTAGAGTTTATAGATCTATTTGTTATGTTAGTATTCTCAATTTTTCTATTCTATTTTTGTTTACGGTTTCCGCAATAAACTTTACATTTTCGTATTCTACAGCTTCTCCAGCCTCTGGTAGTCTTCCGAGGACTCCCATTACAAATCCCCCTATAGAATCAAAATCTTCTGATTCTATACTTGTCCCTATCATTTCATTTACTTCTTCTATTCTAATACTACCATAGACTAGGTATTCGTCTTCTTTTATTACTTGGATTTCATCAATTTGCTTATCGTATTCATCTTCTATATCGCCAACAATTTCTTCAATTAAATCTTCTATAGTAACAAGTCCTTCAGTTCCACCATATTCATCTAATACAATTGCCATATGAACTCTATTTGTTCTCATTTCTTCAAATAGTTCTGTGGTTGGCTTAAACTCATAAGTAAAATAAGGTTCTCTCATGTATTTTCTAAGGTCAAATTCGTCTTTACTATCTTCTAAAAATAGTAAATCTTTAACATACAAGATCCCAATCATGTTATCTGTCGTATTTTCATATACCGGAATCCTAGAAAATTGCTCCTGTTTAAATATATTTAAAACATCCCAATAGGATGAATCAACTTCTACTGCAACCATGTCTGTTCTAGTGGTCATGACATCTCT comes from Proteiniborus sp. DW1 and encodes:
- a CDS encoding hemolysin family protein, with product MDPEAMWKTILLVICLMLSAVFSASETALMTLSKIRIRKMVEDNVKGAITIEKLVKNPNKLLSAILIGNNVVNIGASALATSIAIDVYGNKGVGIATGVMTLLVLIFAEITPKSMAAQNSEKFSLRLAKFVYAITIILNPIVVFLTRLTNLIIRLLGGKVEGNQPFITEEELRTIVSVGHEEGLLEGEERDMIYNVFEFKDSQVRDVMTTRTDMVAVEVDSSYWDVLNIFKQEQFSRIPVYENTTDNMIGILYVKDLLFLEDSKDEFDLRKYMREPYFTYEFKPTTELFEEMRTNRVHMAIVLDEYGGTEGLVTIEDLIEEIVGDIEDEYDKQIDEIQVIKEDEYLVYGSIRIEEVNEMIGTSIESEDFDSIGGFVMGVLGRLPEAGEAVEYENVKFIAETVNKNRIEKLRILT
- a CDS encoding anaerobic nitric oxide reductase flavorubredoxin, whose product is MGRKITDKVTWIGKIDWELRTFHGEELSTHKGSSYNAYLIRDKKNVLIDTVWLPYAKEFVANLKKEIDLKEIDYIVINHGEIDHSGALLELMKEIPDTPIYCTSNGVKSLKGHYHQDWNFVEVKTGDELDLGESKLIFVEARMLHWPDSMFTYMTGENILFSNDAFGQHYASEHLFNDLADQNELYNEAIKYYGNILTPFSPLVKKKIEEVLSFNLPVNMICTSHGIIWRDNPTQIIEKYIEWANNYQENQITLLYDTMWEGTRRLGEAIAEGIKSVDDKVTVKLYNISRSDKNDILTEVFKSKAILVGSPTINKGILHGAAGILEMIKGLSFKNKKAAAFGCYGWGGESVKIITEELKKAGFEVVNDGIRAQWNPNEEAKTKAREFGKEFASML